The following proteins are encoded in a genomic region of Catellatospora sp. TT07R-123:
- a CDS encoding aldehyde dehydrogenase family protein: protein MRDYGSFYIGGRWVAPDSPSSIQVINPATEEIAGQVSAATPDDVDQAVGAARQAFPSWSQTSPAERALVLDSIIAEYLRRADDLAAAITEEMGAPTWLTAAAQVGRGQHLSTARDAIRDYRFQQKSASTLVLLEPIGVCALITPWNWPLNQITCKVAPALAAGCTMVLKPSEIAPLSAYLFAEIMDAAGVPPGVFNLVNGDGPTVGAALAGHRDVDMVSITGSTRAGIEVAHAAASTVKRVHQELGGKSPNIILDDSRFAAGVRSGTESVMVNSGQSCDAPTRMLVPARRMDEAIEIARQMANDTTVGDPLDEPDMGPLASSAQWDRVQEFIRRGMKDGATLIAGGLGRPAGLDRGFYARPTVFANVRNDMAIARQEIFGPVLCLIGYDSVDHAIDLANDTEYGLAAYINGEDPERLVRVAGRLRAGRVNINGAAIDFNAPFGGYKRSGNGREWGERAFAEFLETKAVLGYPFAS from the coding sequence ATGCGCGACTACGGCAGCTTCTACATCGGGGGGCGGTGGGTCGCACCCGACAGCCCGTCCTCCATCCAAGTGATCAATCCGGCGACCGAGGAGATCGCCGGGCAGGTGTCCGCCGCCACGCCGGACGATGTCGACCAGGCGGTCGGCGCTGCGCGGCAGGCATTCCCGTCATGGTCGCAAACGAGTCCGGCCGAGCGCGCCCTCGTGCTCGACTCGATCATCGCGGAATATCTGAGGCGGGCCGATGACCTTGCCGCCGCGATCACCGAGGAGATGGGCGCCCCCACCTGGCTGACAGCGGCAGCCCAGGTCGGCCGCGGGCAGCACCTCAGCACCGCCCGAGATGCCATCAGGGACTACCGGTTCCAGCAGAAAAGCGCCAGCACCCTGGTGCTCCTCGAACCGATAGGAGTATGTGCGCTGATCACGCCGTGGAACTGGCCACTCAACCAGATCACGTGCAAGGTGGCCCCAGCGCTGGCGGCCGGCTGCACGATGGTGCTGAAGCCGTCCGAGATCGCTCCGCTGTCCGCCTACCTCTTCGCGGAGATCATGGATGCGGCGGGAGTGCCTCCGGGCGTCTTCAACCTGGTCAACGGGGACGGCCCTACGGTAGGGGCAGCTCTCGCCGGGCACCGCGACGTCGACATGGTGTCCATCACGGGCTCGACCCGCGCTGGGATCGAGGTCGCCCATGCTGCCGCATCCACTGTCAAGCGAGTGCACCAGGAACTCGGCGGGAAGAGCCCCAACATCATTCTCGACGACAGCAGGTTCGCTGCCGGCGTGCGGAGTGGCACCGAGTCGGTCATGGTCAACTCGGGCCAGTCCTGCGACGCCCCTACCCGAATGCTCGTACCGGCCCGGCGGATGGACGAGGCTATCGAGATCGCCCGGCAGATGGCGAACGACACCACCGTCGGAGACCCGCTCGATGAGCCTGACATGGGACCGCTCGCATCGAGCGCGCAGTGGGACCGGGTCCAGGAGTTCATCAGGCGGGGCATGAAGGATGGCGCAACGCTCATCGCCGGTGGGCTCGGCCGGCCGGCCGGGCTGGACAGGGGCTTCTACGCCAGGCCGACTGTCTTCGCCAACGTCCGCAACGACATGGCGATCGCGCGGCAGGAGATCTTCGGACCGGTGCTCTGCCTCATCGGGTACGACTCCGTCGACCACGCGATAGACCTGGCCAACGACACTGAGTACGGACTGGCGGCTTACATCAACGGCGAAGATCCCGAGCGGCTCGTCCGAGTCGCGGGACGCCTGCGAGCTGGCCGGGTCAACATCAACGGCGCCGCGATCGATTTCAACGCTCCGTTCGGCGGGTACAAGCGTTCGGGCAACGGCCGGGAGTGGGGCGAGCGAGCGTTCGCCGAATTCTTGGAGACCAAGGCCGTCCTGGGGTATCCGTTCGCGTCCTGA
- a CDS encoding asparagine synthetase A: MTTTDRISPPRSWMTPDSHFAIAMDSDWYRGLVLLQDTLTTATTQFWTARGLRFSHLPITTGSVSSPMGLGSDSLPVQVDLHGVPTFLADSMQFSLEYMCRLSRNGAYYVMPSFRGEAADPTHLCQFFHSEAEIPGSLDDVMRLVEDYIRHLAEHLLVQAGHWIARMAGGVAHVESLLAQPAGFRRLTFDEAVVHLPEPESVQTDEVGGWRSLTRAGEKRLMDRLGQFVWVTRWDHLSVPFYQAFDGDGRARNADLLFGPGEVVGAGERHTTGDQVRDALKLHDVASDGYEWYVAMKDLRPMRTAGFGLGVERFFMWLLQHDDIRDLQLLPRENGRTILP; encoded by the coding sequence GTGACGACCACAGACCGGATCAGTCCGCCACGTTCCTGGATGACGCCAGACTCGCATTTCGCGATCGCTATGGACAGCGACTGGTATCGAGGGCTTGTCCTGCTCCAGGACACGCTCACCACGGCGACGACGCAGTTCTGGACGGCGCGAGGGCTCCGGTTCAGCCACCTGCCCATCACCACCGGCTCCGTCTCCTCGCCCATGGGCCTCGGCAGCGACAGCCTGCCCGTGCAGGTGGACCTGCACGGCGTACCCACCTTCCTCGCCGACTCCATGCAGTTCTCCCTGGAGTACATGTGCAGGTTGAGCAGGAACGGCGCCTACTACGTCATGCCGTCTTTCCGAGGCGAGGCCGCCGACCCGACCCACCTTTGCCAGTTCTTCCACAGCGAGGCCGAGATACCCGGCAGCCTCGACGACGTGATGCGCCTGGTCGAGGACTACATCCGCCACCTCGCCGAACACCTGCTCGTCCAGGCCGGGCACTGGATCGCGCGTATGGCCGGTGGCGTCGCGCACGTCGAGAGCCTCCTCGCCCAACCCGCGGGGTTCCGGCGGCTGACGTTTGACGAGGCGGTGGTGCATCTACCCGAGCCGGAGAGCGTTCAGACCGATGAGGTAGGCGGATGGCGATCGCTCACGCGGGCCGGTGAGAAGCGGCTCATGGACCGCCTCGGTCAGTTCGTCTGGGTCACCCGCTGGGACCACTTGTCTGTGCCCTTCTACCAGGCATTCGACGGCGACGGTCGTGCGCGCAACGCCGATCTCCTGTTCGGGCCGGGCGAGGTGGTCGGCGCCGGGGAGCGGCACACCACGGGCGACCAGGTCCGCGATGCGCTCAAGCTGCACGACGTCGCCAGCGATGGCTACGAGTGGTACGTGGCCATGAAGGATCTCAGGCCCATGAGGACCGCCGGTTTCGGCTTGGGGGTCGAGCGGTTCTTCATGTGGCTGCTCCAGCACGACGACATCCGTGATCTTCAGCTGCTGCCGCGCGAGAACGGCCGCACCATCCTGCCGTGA
- a CDS encoding N-acetyltransferase codes for MDRTPPAPIRSARPDEAHWISALLADAFLISPVGNWLIPDIGERRKVYVDYFRIFVDDGLHQGLVHVTDNLSGAAIWYPRTDEDVEPADYQERLAAACGPWTPRFAQIDETFAKHHIHEPHHYLGFLGVAPERQGAGVGSRLLQQRHADLDREGTPAYLEASNARNHRLYLRHGYTDLPGSPFHLPDDGPPIWAMRRVPSPTSR; via the coding sequence ATGGACCGCACCCCACCCGCACCGATCCGCAGCGCCCGACCTGACGAGGCGCACTGGATCAGCGCCCTGCTCGCCGACGCCTTCCTGATCAGTCCGGTCGGCAACTGGCTCATCCCCGACATCGGCGAGCGGCGCAAGGTGTACGTCGACTACTTCCGCATCTTCGTCGACGACGGCCTCCACCAAGGCCTCGTCCACGTCACCGACAACCTCTCCGGTGCGGCCATCTGGTACCCGCGCACCGACGAGGACGTCGAACCAGCCGACTACCAGGAACGACTGGCCGCCGCCTGCGGGCCGTGGACACCACGCTTCGCGCAGATCGACGAGACCTTCGCCAAGCACCACATCCACGAGCCACATCACTATCTCGGCTTCCTGGGCGTAGCGCCCGAACGCCAGGGCGCCGGCGTAGGCAGCAGGCTCCTCCAGCAGCGCCATGCCGACCTCGACAGGGAGGGCACGCCGGCCTACCTGGAAGCCAGCAACGCCCGCAACCACCGGCTGTACCTGCGCCACGGCTACACCGATCTGCCCGGCTCGCCGTTCCACCTACCTGACGACGGGCCGCCCATCTGGGCCATGCGACGTGTGCCCAGTCCAACGAGCCGGTAG
- a CDS encoding trypco2 family protein has protein sequence MDVIDYSVPVEELVAAVKDAVKQASISTTDAGRDLRIRSVQLTLNVVVTTKVGGGLDFRVPVIGWKVKVGGSRSRQRAHTIDLTLVPEDLQDRYELRNNAVEEALVEAITIVRSAVAAGAGGDDPLVLETATVELVFGVTDQGTISVGAEGELTEELTNTLRLKLVGGKAG, from the coding sequence ATGGACGTGATCGACTACAGCGTGCCCGTCGAAGAGTTGGTCGCGGCGGTGAAGGACGCGGTCAAGCAGGCCAGCATCTCGACCACCGACGCGGGACGGGACCTACGGATCAGGTCGGTCCAGCTGACCCTGAACGTGGTCGTCACCACGAAGGTCGGCGGCGGTCTCGACTTCCGGGTTCCGGTGATCGGCTGGAAGGTGAAGGTAGGTGGCAGTCGATCCCGGCAGCGGGCCCACACGATCGACCTCACGCTCGTCCCGGAGGATCTACAGGACCGGTACGAGCTGCGCAACAACGCCGTCGAGGAGGCTCTCGTCGAGGCGATCACCATAGTCCGGTCCGCGGTCGCCGCCGGTGCCGGAGGTGACGACCCCCTCGTCCTGGAGACCGCGACGGTCGAGCTTGTCTTCGGGGTCACAGACCAGGGCACAATCTCGGTCGGCGCGGAGGGCGAGCTGACCGAGGAGCTAACCAACACCCTCCGACTCAAACTCGTAGGTGGCAAAGCGGGCTAG
- a CDS encoding class I SAM-dependent methyltransferase — MTRTEFDQFFEPYARNVAGFYEASYWRLADELIKALVRRHLGMLPGGRLLDAGGGTGRWAVWYSSALDVDVTIADKSPQMLEEARRTMEAAAPIRVPRMVECDLCDAPSLGDAEFDGIVSTYGVLSFLEDPAAAFRTFYRVLKPGGRALLMSHSLSNALHSKVNRDGADAAELADILATGTVRWAPHVPRLRVYSVENLRDLAAAAGFRVCGAFGVTSVVHPGPEDFGYPYDTISAISRRLEDPAYFAQALELELAASEQSGWAERGVNLMIYIERPAEA, encoded by the coding sequence ATGACGCGAACCGAGTTCGACCAGTTCTTCGAGCCGTACGCGAGGAACGTCGCCGGCTTCTACGAGGCGTCGTACTGGCGCCTGGCCGACGAGCTGATCAAGGCGCTGGTCCGGCGGCACCTGGGGATGCTGCCAGGCGGAAGACTGCTGGACGCCGGCGGTGGCACCGGACGGTGGGCCGTGTGGTACTCCTCTGCCCTGGACGTCGATGTGACGATCGCCGACAAGTCCCCGCAGATGCTGGAGGAGGCGCGGCGCACCATGGAGGCGGCCGCTCCGATCCGCGTTCCCCGGATGGTCGAGTGCGACCTGTGCGACGCTCCCTCGCTCGGTGACGCGGAGTTCGACGGCATCGTCAGCACCTACGGCGTGCTGAGCTTCCTGGAGGATCCCGCCGCCGCCTTCCGGACGTTCTACCGGGTACTCAAGCCCGGTGGGCGGGCGTTGCTGATGAGCCACTCACTGTCGAACGCGCTGCACTCCAAGGTAAATCGCGACGGCGCCGACGCAGCGGAACTCGCGGACATCCTCGCCACCGGAACCGTCCGGTGGGCGCCCCACGTACCGCGCCTGCGGGTCTACTCGGTCGAGAACCTGCGCGACCTCGCCGCGGCGGCCGGCTTCCGGGTATGCGGCGCCTTCGGCGTGACCTCAGTCGTGCACCCCGGACCCGAGGACTTCGGCTACCCGTACGACACGATCAGCGCCATTTCGCGACGCCTCGAGGACCCTGCCTACTTCGCGCAGGCTCTCGAACTCGAGCTGGCGGCGTCCGAGCAGTCTGGCTGGGCCGAGCGCGGGGTCAACCTCATGATCTACATCGAACGGCCGGCAGAGGCGTGA
- a CDS encoding APC family permease: MTHSTSQPTRASNVSRTLAQSRLGVPSVFFFAAAGAAPLTVVAGGATTGFAVTGTLGIPVSYFAIAIILAVFSVGYVAMSRHIVNAGAFYTYISHGLGKITGVGAAGVAVLGYNAMQVGLYGGFGAVLAGYLETRFGMSITWWECAFIGWALVAVLGVLRVDLNGKVLAVLLLAEIAIAVVYDAVMIGHPARGGVDYDTLAPSYLFASGIGAALVTAVTGFVGFEAGVVFSEETKDPKRTVARATYLALVVTGLLYGLSAWAMSVPTGHDGIVTAAQAQGTELIFSLVAPHVGQAMIDIGHILFITSLFAALLAFHNTVARYLFALGREGVLPAALGRTSRRSGAPKLGSLIQTALAFAVITVYAVNGWDPIVKLFFWLTVAGGLGVLILMVATSLAVLGYFRRNPVGENPWRRIIAPLSSFLALGAVLAITLDQFHLLLGVGPDSLLKWIFPIAYAVTAASSAAWALALRLGRPSTYAAIGLGANSPTPATAHA, encoded by the coding sequence GTGACCCACTCCACCAGCCAACCGACCCGGGCGAGTAACGTCTCGCGGACCCTGGCGCAGTCGCGTCTGGGCGTGCCCAGCGTGTTCTTCTTCGCCGCAGCCGGCGCCGCACCGCTGACCGTCGTGGCAGGCGGCGCCACCACCGGCTTTGCGGTCACCGGAACGCTGGGCATCCCGGTCTCCTACTTCGCCATCGCGATCATCCTGGCCGTGTTCTCTGTCGGTTACGTGGCCATGAGCCGCCACATCGTCAACGCCGGCGCCTTCTACACCTACATCAGCCACGGGCTCGGCAAGATCACCGGCGTCGGTGCGGCGGGTGTCGCCGTGCTGGGCTACAACGCCATGCAGGTCGGCCTGTACGGCGGGTTCGGTGCTGTGCTGGCCGGCTACCTCGAAACCCGCTTCGGCATGAGCATCACCTGGTGGGAGTGCGCCTTCATCGGCTGGGCCCTGGTGGCGGTGCTCGGCGTGCTGCGCGTCGACCTGAATGGCAAGGTCCTGGCCGTCCTGCTCCTCGCGGAGATCGCCATCGCGGTTGTCTACGACGCTGTGATGATCGGCCATCCCGCCCGTGGCGGCGTGGATTACGACACCCTGGCCCCCTCCTACCTGTTCGCCTCGGGTATCGGCGCAGCTCTGGTCACCGCGGTCACCGGGTTCGTCGGCTTCGAGGCTGGCGTCGTGTTCAGCGAGGAGACCAAGGACCCCAAGCGCACCGTCGCTCGAGCCACCTACCTCGCCCTGGTCGTCACCGGCCTGCTCTACGGCCTCTCGGCCTGGGCCATGTCCGTGCCCACCGGCCACGACGGCATCGTCACCGCCGCCCAGGCGCAGGGCACCGAGCTCATCTTCAGTCTCGTCGCCCCGCACGTCGGGCAGGCCATGATCGACATCGGCCATATCCTGTTCATCACCTCCCTGTTCGCCGCGCTGCTGGCCTTCCACAACACCGTCGCCCGCTACCTGTTCGCCCTCGGCCGCGAAGGCGTGCTGCCCGCCGCGCTTGGGCGCACCAGCCGCCGCAGCGGTGCGCCCAAGCTCGGCTCCCTCATCCAGACCGCCCTCGCCTTCGCCGTGATCACCGTCTACGCGGTCAACGGCTGGGACCCGATCGTCAAGCTGTTCTTCTGGCTCACCGTCGCGGGCGGCCTGGGCGTGCTCATCCTCATGGTCGCTACCTCCCTGGCCGTCCTCGGCTACTTCCGCCGCAATCCGGTCGGCGAGAACCCATGGCGCCGCATCATCGCGCCGCTGTCGTCCTTCCTCGCCCTCGGCGCCGTCCTCGCGATCACGCTCGACCAGTTCCACCTCCTGCTGGGCGTCGGCCCCGACTCGCTGCTGAAGTGGATCTTCCCGATCGCCTATGCCGTCACAGCCGCGTCCAGCGCGGCCTGGGCCCTCGCCCTCCGGCTGGGCCGCCCCAGCACCTACGCCGCCATCGGCCTGGGCGCCAACAGCCCCACGCCCGCCACCGCGCACGCCTGA
- a CDS encoding CHAT domain-containing protein has translation MVSFFLSYRAGDEEFAARLIDDALTDRFGGDSVFRDRRSTPPGVNWSAELRQRLAGARALIVVIGQGWLRETSRRRLDDPSDFIRREIEFAMERQITVVPVLVGGVELPRDSDLPASLRPLSQLQYRRLGARTAEADLRQLVESLATSLQMRVPVAPAGVPLILGEASVPVFSLRVPTRPSTAVVYATPAGDLEVFDSGRPMRPSDLMGGRYSTRYEVDVRKHQAVLTARMPSNNVGYDFTASLEVTFQVTEPEQVVRESVGDALIPVRDYLLDKCRSITRQFAVEQVGQAELAINGEVDRNTLIPGGITIHSVRSRLTLDDETGRLLAERSHELRHASEPEVLNANPTELLQLYLNHRPEDAAEVLELLAKREGSFDDRVHRVLVELFNRNVVKLSDIPPIESALGTGRQPERLLVARAPTQVPVGQDLSVEVRIVSAGRSVPLDAVMSRMASFVVTDDGTRVTLTVHVPPGLHAEGPLQQTVLLKLAEDPPPIRFGFGARTPGLHRIDVTAWAGGTFLAEVSVEVSADVGGAFRDGQPKAASLGAASARPGEVTMEVRFNGSQYTFQLRSDAALFAPVVESVANTPNAAVENAIKELQQLAGGSSRSRYSATMTREVVRSAGIQLWSEMVPADIRDQFWQVGADMSAFTIATDYDLVPWELLYPLNASNDAGFLVEQVPVVRRTYGQRRTPTVGLGSPRFVVPTKAPTGVYDEVAAISAILGTAHGDPITTADELLALINSGEMGATHFACHNTFSADGSFIDMDGGRFKPALLAEAAIRKTLEQTSPLVFINACRSAGAAPTYTKMLGWAQQFMSSGAGAFVGTLWAVRTESSARFATAFYRSLADGATLGTAALVARTEQQEDPLDPTWLAYTVYGDPFATAA, from the coding sequence ATGGTCAGCTTCTTTCTGAGCTACCGCGCTGGCGACGAGGAGTTCGCGGCGCGGCTAATCGACGATGCCCTGACCGACCGGTTCGGCGGCGACAGCGTCTTCCGGGACAGACGGTCGACTCCGCCTGGTGTGAATTGGTCGGCCGAGCTGAGGCAACGGCTCGCGGGGGCGAGGGCGCTCATCGTCGTAATCGGGCAGGGCTGGCTCAGAGAGACTTCTCGCCGAAGGCTGGATGATCCTTCGGACTTCATCCGGCGCGAGATCGAATTTGCAATGGAGCGCCAGATCACGGTCGTGCCCGTGCTGGTTGGCGGAGTAGAACTGCCACGCGACAGCGACCTGCCGGCGTCCTTGCGGCCGTTGAGCCAGCTACAGTACCGGCGCCTCGGCGCTCGCACCGCCGAGGCGGACCTCCGCCAGCTGGTCGAAAGTCTTGCCACCAGCCTGCAGATGCGCGTGCCCGTTGCCCCAGCCGGTGTCCCGCTGATTCTCGGCGAAGCGTCGGTGCCCGTGTTCAGCCTCAGGGTGCCGACGCGACCGTCGACAGCGGTCGTCTACGCGACCCCTGCCGGTGACCTGGAGGTCTTCGACAGCGGCCGGCCGATGCGGCCGTCCGATCTGATGGGCGGCAGGTACTCAACGCGCTACGAGGTCGACGTCCGGAAGCACCAAGCCGTCCTTACGGCGAGGATGCCCAGCAACAACGTCGGCTACGACTTCACGGCTTCCCTCGAGGTGACCTTCCAGGTCACTGAACCCGAGCAGGTCGTCCGGGAGTCGGTCGGGGACGCCCTGATCCCAGTCCGTGACTACTTGCTGGACAAGTGCCGGTCGATCACCCGGCAGTTCGCGGTCGAGCAGGTCGGACAGGCCGAGTTGGCCATCAACGGTGAGGTTGATCGGAACACTCTCATCCCTGGTGGAATCACGATCCACTCGGTGCGCTCACGGCTGACGCTCGACGACGAGACCGGACGGCTTCTGGCGGAGCGAAGCCATGAGCTACGCCATGCGTCTGAGCCCGAGGTCCTCAACGCGAACCCCACAGAGCTGTTGCAGTTATATCTGAACCATCGCCCGGAGGATGCCGCCGAGGTGCTGGAGCTGCTTGCCAAGCGCGAAGGCAGCTTCGACGACCGCGTGCATCGGGTGTTAGTGGAGTTGTTCAATCGCAACGTGGTTAAGCTCTCGGACATCCCGCCGATTGAGTCCGCTCTGGGGACCGGGCGGCAGCCGGAGCGGCTGCTGGTGGCTCGAGCACCCACCCAGGTGCCGGTGGGTCAGGATTTGAGTGTCGAGGTCCGGATCGTGAGCGCGGGGCGCTCGGTTCCTCTCGACGCTGTCATGTCCAGGATGGCCAGCTTCGTTGTGACCGATGATGGCACGCGGGTCACCCTGACGGTCCACGTGCCGCCGGGGCTGCACGCGGAGGGACCGCTGCAGCAAACCGTGCTGCTCAAGCTGGCGGAGGATCCGCCGCCGATCCGGTTCGGGTTCGGTGCGCGTACCCCTGGATTGCATCGCATCGATGTGACGGCCTGGGCCGGCGGCACCTTCCTAGCCGAGGTCTCCGTCGAGGTCTCCGCGGACGTCGGCGGGGCGTTCCGCGACGGGCAGCCGAAGGCTGCGTCGCTGGGCGCGGCGAGCGCGCGGCCCGGCGAGGTCACCATGGAGGTGCGGTTCAACGGCAGCCAGTACACCTTTCAGCTGCGATCGGACGCGGCGCTGTTCGCCCCAGTCGTCGAGTCGGTCGCGAACACGCCGAACGCCGCCGTGGAGAACGCCATCAAGGAGCTGCAGCAGCTGGCCGGCGGTAGCTCCCGCTCCCGATACAGCGCCACGATGACCCGCGAGGTGGTCCGGTCGGCTGGCATCCAGCTGTGGTCGGAGATGGTGCCGGCCGACATCCGCGACCAGTTCTGGCAGGTCGGCGCGGACATGAGCGCCTTCACCATCGCCACCGACTACGACTTGGTCCCGTGGGAGCTGCTCTACCCGCTCAACGCGAGCAATGACGCCGGCTTCCTGGTCGAGCAGGTCCCGGTGGTACGCCGCACCTACGGTCAGCGCCGTACCCCAACGGTGGGGCTCGGAAGTCCACGCTTCGTCGTGCCGACCAAGGCGCCCACCGGCGTGTACGACGAGGTCGCGGCCATCAGCGCGATCCTAGGCACGGCCCACGGAGACCCGATCACCACGGCCGACGAGCTGCTCGCCCTGATCAACTCGGGGGAGATGGGCGCCACCCATTTCGCCTGCCACAACACGTTCTCCGCGGACGGCTCCTTCATCGACATGGACGGCGGCCGATTCAAGCCGGCCCTGCTCGCCGAGGCCGCCATCCGCAAGACCCTGGAGCAGACCAGCCCTCTGGTCTTCATCAATGCCTGCCGCAGCGCCGGCGCGGCGCCGACGTACACGAAGATGCTCGGCTGGGCCCAGCAGTTCATGTCGTCCGGCGCCGGCGCGTTCGTCGGAACGCTGTGGGCCGTTCGTACCGAAAGCTCGGCCCGCTTCGCGACCGCCTTCTACCGCTCCCTGGCAGACGGCGCCACCCTCGGCACCGCAGCCCTCGTCGCACGGACCGAGCAGCAAGAGGATCCGCTCGATCCGACCTGGCTGGCGTACACCGTCTACGGCGACCCGTTCGCCACCGCTGCCTGA
- a CDS encoding radical SAM protein, giving the protein MTQELCRFRPATTGSMVIWELTRYCNLACVHCCTDSDPDVPTDRDLPTAAIIEAISDMTACGMREFFFSGGEPFTRKDLVEIISAVDPQQGDVFVNTNGYHVTQELAAQLAGTALRSVTVSIDGATRDVHAILRGKPSSYDRAVRAVGHFVHAGIPVRISHVVAAPNVHQVEDFVHQMLPLGVTGIVVSTMFPAGRAARYPHLLLNEQQTTDLEIRLSALRAVCAENGVELDYSLGDSPVTEEGPRGCPAGSQVFYVSADGAVSGCSWLYKLDPDRYGIGNLHDTPFRQLLDDLRAQNQTFMGYQYCPLPLLTT; this is encoded by the coding sequence ATGACTCAGGAACTCTGCCGGTTCAGGCCTGCAACCACCGGCTCCATGGTGATCTGGGAGCTGACGCGGTACTGCAACCTCGCGTGCGTGCACTGCTGCACCGACTCCGACCCCGACGTCCCGACCGACCGGGACCTGCCCACTGCCGCCATCATCGAAGCGATCTCCGACATGACCGCCTGCGGCATGCGCGAGTTCTTCTTCTCTGGCGGGGAGCCGTTCACCAGGAAGGACCTGGTGGAGATCATCTCAGCGGTCGACCCGCAGCAGGGTGACGTCTTCGTCAACACCAACGGCTACCACGTCACCCAGGAACTCGCCGCACAGCTGGCGGGCACCGCTCTGCGCAGCGTAACCGTCAGCATCGACGGCGCGACCCGGGATGTGCACGCGATCCTGCGGGGCAAACCGAGTTCGTATGACCGGGCCGTCCGGGCGGTCGGGCACTTCGTACACGCCGGTATCCCGGTGCGGATCTCCCACGTGGTCGCTGCGCCCAACGTTCACCAGGTCGAGGACTTCGTCCACCAGATGCTGCCGCTCGGTGTCACCGGCATCGTGGTCAGCACGATGTTCCCGGCCGGCCGGGCAGCCCGATACCCCCATCTCCTGCTGAACGAGCAGCAGACGACCGATCTCGAGATCCGGCTCTCTGCACTGCGGGCCGTATGCGCCGAGAACGGTGTCGAACTCGACTACAGCCTGGGCGACAGCCCGGTCACCGAAGAGGGGCCACGGGGCTGCCCGGCGGGCTCCCAGGTGTTCTACGTCTCCGCTGATGGCGCGGTCAGCGGTTGCTCCTGGCTCTACAAGCTCGACCCGGACCGGTACGGGATCGGCAACCTGCATGACACACCCTTCAGGCAGCTGCTGGACGACCTGCGAGCGCAGAACCAGACGTTCATGGGCTACCAGTACTGCCCCCTGCCTCTCCTCACCACGTGA
- a CDS encoding GPP34 family phosphoprotein: MIADDFFRIAHHDVTGKPRLHSRAVAIGLAASLLGELLAERRITLADGQLTITDRTPPSDSLTHAVLDQLVDEPRQHTMQTWLAFLSQQATAQVAGRLQRAGHVRAEAGRRLLRTAGTVWVPTDMNTAAKPWALLSNQLRRHGPLDYHQLCLAGLCHVTGLDSYVIEGAPPATYEHMRNQIGTLWPPMQDLLHHTRTAIGNAVLAHRT; encoded by the coding sequence GTGATCGCCGACGACTTCTTCCGCATCGCCCACCACGACGTCACCGGGAAACCGCGCCTGCACAGCCGCGCGGTGGCGATCGGCCTGGCGGCGTCGCTGCTGGGTGAGCTGCTCGCCGAGCGGCGCATCACCCTCGCCGACGGCCAGCTCACCATCACCGACCGCACGCCGCCATCGGACTCTCTCACCCACGCGGTCCTCGACCAGCTCGTCGACGAGCCGCGCCAGCACACCATGCAGACGTGGCTGGCGTTCCTCAGCCAGCAGGCGACGGCCCAGGTCGCAGGTCGGCTGCAGCGCGCGGGGCACGTTCGGGCCGAGGCGGGCCGTCGGCTGCTGCGCACCGCCGGCACGGTCTGGGTCCCCACCGACATGAACACCGCCGCCAAGCCCTGGGCGCTGCTGTCGAACCAGCTGCGCCGCCACGGACCCCTCGACTACCACCAGCTCTGCCTGGCCGGGCTGTGCCACGTCACCGGCCTGGACTCCTACGTGATCGAGGGCGCGCCCCCAGCCACCTACGAGCACATGCGCAACCAGATCGGCACCCTCTGGCCCCCGATGCAGGACCTGCTGCACCACACGCGTACGGCCATCGGCAACGCCGTCCTGGCCCACCGCACCTGA